The region CCTCGTGGTCGGCGCGCACACCGGTGACGACGCCGAGCGGGCCGCGTACGACCTGGGTCAGGCGATGGCCCACCTGACGTTGCAGGCCACCGCGCTCGGCCTGCACGTGCGCCAGCTCACCCACTTCGACCAGACCGGCCTCGCCACCGAACTCGACCTGCCCGGCGACGTCCGCCCACTGGTGGTCGCCGCCGTCGGCCGGCTCGGGGACCCGTTCGCCCTCCCGGCCGACCTGCGCGCCCGGGAGATCGGCCTGCGCCGCCGCCGCCCGCTCGCCGACCTGCTGCTCGCCTGATCACCCACCCTGACTGGCCCGGAGCAGGACTCT is a window of Micromonospora sp. WMMD961 DNA encoding:
- a CDS encoding nitroreductase family protein; this translates as MADLTPLLAFRWSPRAFDPSAELTTDEATSLLEAARWAPSADNGQPWRFAIGHRDDEIWKRIMISLPGDDQCWARHAATLVVGAHTGDDAERAAYDLGQAMAHLTLQATALGLHVRQLTHFDQTGLATELDLPGDVRPLVVAAVGRLGDPFALPADLRAREIGLRRRRPLADLLLA